In Dermacentor variabilis isolate Ectoservices chromosome 7, ASM5094787v1, whole genome shotgun sequence, a genomic segment contains:
- the LOC142588228 gene encoding disintegrin and metalloproteinase domain-containing protein 10-like: MGRSRRSQLLLPWLLLLALGAHGGRGALSDFVSRFERVRMQAFSVPPTRSVDAMDVAADAQGGYRVSFEAYGQHFNLSLAEDPRHVNRIPVFVHNTSGVSRVAYEADYSLYIGRLEDNPRSEVMGYFRDGVFDGVIRTENNVYFVEPADNFFLEKQNYDAVVYSGMEVMAPDCVTMRGGVRACFQNTTRAVGPSKQLQRLSAEEDLLTRMSAQRMRSSGGTSSGLRVCGIELLADHSFFRSRNRNVNLVVQEMILHLHYADLVFRNTDFQLPFRVGLIPEKVTIFAEPSSKGYPLGQEDLSAKDYLASFSFYVQRHCLVVGFSHRPFESNTLGISFVANPDPEGPVGGICELPMRFIDQDTIHSFNIASITTSTSNRKRVPHGVSFGTVTHEIGHSFGSPHDPAADPACHPIGKSGFFIMVKYSVDGSLPNHRAFSPCSVRDMRKVLRAKGTCLAEDGARCGNGIIEPGEECDCGSEATCDTLDPCCSPAPSGPQLHEALLPPQRDLPCTVRRAGGSTCSPRSSACCSDQCGATLLRAASNASCRPFDECMASGMCDDKGVCRPLTARADGYPCRGTKKTCRHGKCQSTPCQDRGLLDCVCVDEGRFGNDECHICCRNGSRGACLPAIEHGLKSLDGRLFVQRSDFFCHGRRGQCDGFGMCIVSPTISHSSSKSAAAMLLLPSTNFVILLLLLLRPPLLLRRQ, from the coding sequence ATGGGCCGGAGCCGGCGgtcgcagctgctgctgccatggcTGCTGCTCCTAGCGCTGGGCGCGCACGGCGGCCGCGGCGCGCTGAGCGACTTCGTGAGCCGCTTCGAGCGAGTTCGCATGCAGGCGTTCAGCGTGCCGCCCACCCGCAGCGTAGACGCCATGGACGTGGCAGCCGACGCGCAGGGCGGCTACCGGGTCTCGTTCGAGGCCTACGGCCAGCACTTTAACCTGTCGCTCGCCGAGGACCCGCGCCACGTGAATCGCATCCCGGTGTTCGTGCACAACACGAGCGGCGTGTCGCGAGTCGCGTACGAGGCCGACTACAGCCTCTACATCGGCCGGCTCGAGGACAACCCGCGCTCGGAGGTGATGGGCTACTTCCGCGACGGCGTCTTCGACGGCGTCATACGCACCGAGAACAACGTGTACTTCGTCGAGCCCGCGGACAACTTCTTCCTGGAGAAGCAGAACTACGACGCCGTCGTCTACTCCGGCATGGAGGTTATGGCGCCCGACTGCGTCACCATGCGCGGGGGCGTGCGCGCCTGCTTCCAGAACACGACGCGCGCCGTCGGCCCCtcgaagcagctgcagcggctgtCGGCCGAGGAAGACTTGCTGACGCGCATGAGCGCGCAGAGGATGCGCTCGTCCGGCGGCACGTCGTCGGGCTTGCGCGTCTGCGGCATCGAGCTGCTGGCCGACCACTCGTTCTTCCGCTCGCGCAACCGCAACGTCAACCTGGTGGTGCAGGAGATGATCCTGCACCTGCACTACGCCGACCTGGTGTTCCGCAACACCGACTTCCAGCTGCCATTCCGAGTGGGCCTCATACCCGAGAAGGTGACCATCTTCGCCGAGCCCAGCAGCAAGGGCTACCCGCTGGGCCAGGAAGACCTGTCGGCCAAGGACTACCTGGCCAGCTTCTCGTTCTACGTGCAGCGCCACTGCCTCGTCGTGGGCTTCTCCCACCGGCCCTTCGAGAGCAACACGCTGGGCATCTCGTTCGTGGCCAACCCGGACCCCGAGGGCCCCGTGGGTGGTATCTGTGAGCTGCCCATGCGCTTCATCGACCAGGACACCATACACAGCTTCAACATCGCCTCCATCACGACGAGCACGTCTAACCGCAAGCGAGTCCCGCACGGAGTCTCGTTCGGCACGGTGACGCACGAGATCGGCCACAGCTTCGGCTCGCCGCACGACCCCGCCGCCGACCCGGCCTGTCACCCGATCGGCAAGTCGGGCTTCTTCATCATGGTCAAGTACTCCGTGGACGGCTCCCTGCCGAACCACCGCGCCTTCTCGCCCTGCTCGGTGCGCGACATGCGCAAGGTGCTGCGCGCCAAGGGCACCTGCCTGGCCGAAGACGGCGCGCGCTGCGGCAACGGCATCATCGAGCCCGGCGAGGAGTGCGACTGCGGCTCGGAGGCCACCTGCGACACGCTGGACCCGTGCTGCTCGCCCGCGCCGTCGGGCCCGCAGCTGCACGAGGCGCTGCTGCCCCCGCAGCGGGACCTGCCGTGCACGGTGCGCCGCGCCGGCGGGTCCACCTGCTCGCCGCGATCGTCGGCCTGCTGCAGCGACCAGTGCGGCGCCACGCTGCTGCGCGCCGCGTCCAACGCGTCGTGCCGCCCTTTCGACGAGTGCATGGCGTCCGGCATGTGCGACGACAAGGGCGTCTGCCGGCCGCTCACGGCGCGCGCCGACGGCTACCCGTGCCGCGGCACCAAGAAGACCTGCCGCCACGGCAAGTGCCAGTCGACGCCCTGCCAGGACCGGGGCCTGCTCGACTGCGTGTGCGTGGACGAGGGCCGGTTCGGCAACGACGAGTGCCACATCTGCTGCCGCAACGGCTCGCGCGGCGCCTGCCTGCCCGCCATCGAGCACGGCCTCAAGTCGCTCGACGGCCGCCTGTTCGTGCAGCGCTCCGACTTCTTCTGCCACGGCCGGCGCGGACAGTGCGACGGCTTCGGCATGTGCATCGTGTCGCCCACCATatcgcacagcagcagcaagtcggCGGCGGCGATGTTGCTGCTGCCGAGCACGAACTTTGTgatcttgctgctgctgctgctgcggccgccgCTGCTGTTGCGCAGGCAATAA